ATTTTACTTTCACGGCTAACAGAGACCGTAGTTATGTGGCTTTCGGAAGAGCAAGAATTCTGGGATGTATTTAAAGATGATTCTGCTCAACTTCAGCCACTTGGATTGCAGCAGGCATGTCTTTTCTCACGAGCAATTGTGTTTTATGGATTCTATGAACTGTTAATTCTAAATATCATTTCACACTCTTTCAGTTAATACTTGATATGCACTTCATAGTTGAAATTGCGGTTTGTGGGGGATACTCATCCAGAAACGTCCATCAGCTTGTCTCAGCTGTTATAACACGAGCAATCGGAGCTTTCTCTGCTAAAGGCATAGATCCACAAAGGTATGATTTTTATATTCTGGTATGCGTTTTATTTACGCttgatttttttaattcattCCCTGATTATAGCCAAAATATTATTTCAGTGCACTTCCTGAGGATGAGTGGTTTGTCGATGCTGCTAAGACGGCAATAAGCAAGCTTATGCTGGGAACGTCAGAATCCGAAATGTCTGAACCTGACGAGCACATGGTTGTTAATAGTGAGATCTCTGATTCTGATGAAAGCCTTTCGAGTCCATCTATCATCGAGTCCGTAGATTCTTTTGCTTCAGCAAACATGGGTGAGACTGACAGTCCCGTATACTTCACTGATCCAGAAGCTTGAAGAAGACGGTAATGTGATTCTCGTTACTAAATTGACCACAATTATTAAGTCTTATCCCATTTAATTTGTTGACTAAGTCTTGTTGTCTTAAAATTAAATTGTTGTTGATTGTGCTCACCAAATTTTCTGCTATTGAAGGGGAGGATTGTCCACTTGTAGAATAGACAGGAATCACATCGTAATGGTTGCTTGCTAGGTTTCCGTTACCAGATAGTCCCGTGTGTACCAATTGGTATTGGACTAATACTGAACCATATAGGTTGATTCacactttaatttttttattagtttCCTGATGATATTAGATGACACAGATTGACATATCACTTTGTAAATTTATACTGGACTATTCTTTAGTTTAGTCAGCCGTGGGTTGGCATATCACTTAGTAAATTGATACAGAGGAATTTAGAATATTTCGTTGAACCTTAAATAGTTTAACTAACTATAAGGTTATAGGAAAGGAGACTGGCAAACTGGCTTGCGAATTTTGCTACAACTAGATGATATGATAGGATCTGAAGAAGAAATTATTTTATTGAGCTGTCCTTTTTGTTATGTTTGTGATCATTTGATTGAGTAATGTATTTtacctttattttaaaaaaaaaagagcagcGGATTATTCAATCCTCTATCAGTATCTTTTCCTCTGATGTAAATAATAGAGGATTACAAACTAATTTGTTTTCTCTTATATTTTTCCCTTTATTATAATCTTTCTCTATGAATTTTTCAATCCTAGTAAATAAATTTTGTGCTATTATTCAAATACATGTGGATTTAGATTTTTCACATTTGGTAATAGCGCTGGAGGGTCATTGGGTCGGATCCTTGGGTCAACTAGTCGAATTGGGGAAAGAGAAGCACATCGGAGATTTACTTAATAGAAGAAAACAAATTAGAAGATGTAGAAGGATTTAAGAAAAACAACTTAGAAGATGTAAAAAGTTTTAAGAAGATGAACTCAAGTGAAAACTTACGGAGATAAATAAGGTGTTTGTTAGTTTAGTTGATAAAAACTTTGGTAGTATAtcgtatgattttgaattttgtGTCTTCATCATTTATCTCTTGTTAAAACATATAGGACGGGTGGAAAGAAAAGGGTGATGGATGTAGATGAAGTAGAGGGGAGAGATGGCTCAAGGAAGAGAGATACCATAGAAGAAaagttgttttctttctttatctAAACCCTAATTCAGAATACAAATGTTCTAACTATATCTTAAAATTGGACCAATTTTATTTTACTCGATCGGTTTGTGGATTATCCAAACATCGATCGAATCAGTTGGTTCATAACCAATCGAATAGAATCAGATCAATTAaggatttagtttttttttttttcatttttcttgttcGACCACCCGATTTTGACTCCGATGTAATTGGGAGTGTTCTACTCGTTTtacttaatataatttatttttgcaAAAACAATCAGAACAAGTTTGATTCTGAAGATTATTGCTGAGCAAATTAGATCCAAATGAACTGAAGATCAAATTTCAATTTTAGTAACCATGGAGGTGTCAAATTGATGCTATTCAGCATGAAGACTATTGACAACAACACTAATATTTATCAGATCAAAACTCTATATAACATGCAGAATATGCCTTAAACTCTAGtagataatataattaattagttaCAAGTCTCGTTACATTATATTATTGACGTGATAGGGGACACGTTGAGGACATAATATATAATTGATATTCGTTTTGTGATGTTTATACTTAAAAGACTTCATAAACTAGAactaatttaatatgtttatacatGTTTATACATGTATAAAGATGTTTATACATGTTTATACATGCAGAATATTCAACAGGTTTAAACAATCAAACCACATCTAAATGTAAATATTTAATATGCAAAATAAAGATGAAATGATTATAGAACTGTGATAATCATTTGAAATGATTATAGAACTGTGATAATCATTTTGGATATGTCTAAGTCACGTGACAATACTCACGTGATGTGAGTATAGTATGTGGGGGCCACCGGATTGAAGTGAGAGTGTTGTCATTGTCCATGtccaacaaataaaaataaaataaaaataaaaataaaaataaatgaaaaaaaaaaacatacttaGGCATATCTCctcataaatagaaaaataaaaataaataaataaaaaagacagaCAGTTAAACATGTGGTCTCACACATGTCCGATCATGTTGATGACATATACATGTCCGACACGGTATGTATCAAAATTAAATGTCCGATCATGTTGATGACATATACATGCTTCTTATTTCCATATCTTTCTCATCGAAATTAAATGTCCTCAAAATGGACTAACAAAACAAAATAGACATCCGACCGAATGGAGAAACAACACCACAACTAGTAAAACTATATGGACTACTTGCTCATTGCTTACGAACGCGGTCGCTATCCTTCAAAGCCTAAGGGTCAAATCAACCTCAAGCAACTCGCTCTCATCGACACCAGGATCACTGTCCTTGGTCGAGGATTCACCGATCTTGGAGAGAAGATCTTGCGTTCTTGGTCGGGCAGCATCGTCTTCCTCATCGACGACGGCTGATGCTTTATTTCCTGGTCCATCGTGCAACCCCACTGGCACGAGGATAAACCCTAAGGCCTTTCTTTGACTCCTTTCCTTGGCTTCTTCCCGCTCGAGCTTGTGCGCGTTCTGATGCCCACCGAGCCCTTGATAGCTGCTAAACTTCTTGCTGCAGTAGTTGCAGCAGAACACGAGAGGATGGGTCGCAGGTGTCGCAACCGAGCTGTTGTTAGATACGCTGAGCAATAAGCCATGGTCGGGCCTCACACATTTCTCCTTGCGTTTCTTCCTCTCCATTCGAGTTCAGCTAAGCTCTCGCATGTGTGGAGTCTTGCAATGCGCACGGTCTCATCTAGATATAACCTTAATGATGTGAGATGTAAAGCTGCGTGATAGGAGATCTTGTTGTAAATCAACTCAGACGCACACCACCATTACAAAGGGATTTCATGCATTTAAGGAGTATATGTACAAGTGATGCTGATGCATGTTTCTTCGTTGGACGATCATAATTAGAGGTGTCGATATCGGGGATTCGGTACCGATTACTGAAAGATTTCGTGTTTATATTACGCCATCTAAAATCAAATCCAACCGAAGTTACATGTACATACCGATACGCTCGATATTTAAAAATTAGTGGCATGTGATTGAGATGATCTCATTTTGTAATATGGTCTCTCAAGTAAGCAGGAGGTTAAATAATTGAATGAGTAATAAATCTTTGTCATCCACTTCTCTCCAACCACCATAGAATGTTGTTATCTTTGTTTCATTGTATTTCCATGATTCGGAAGTCAAAACTGTGTCGTCATTCTTGCCATCTATTATTACTCGGGGGGATTGAATCCTTTCTTTCTCATGTCCTTCTCAAGTGAATACATGAAATGTGCATGAACAAAATTTACCAGAGAATATAATTTACCGTAGAGAACAAAAAGTTCCAAAGTCACAATATGTATGGCTTTATTCAATTAGATCTGATTTAGCAAGTGCTTGCATCTTTATTCCTAACAAATCAAATGGAAGAAAGGATGCCACCATATATAGTCTGAGACGTGATCTTTAGAGAGGTATCCCGACAGCACAGAAGCCCAGCATGCCGCACATCTCCTCGGGTTTCAGCTTCTCAAGTTGCAGCATGATAATTGGGACATACCTATGCAATATTACCTCGCACTACCAGAGGGAATAGATTAGCATCAGCCGTCCAAAAATCTAGGACGTAAATGAAGATTATAAGATGAACCGGAGAGAGAGAATATTTACATGCTTTTCGCTTTCCACTTCTTCGCAGTATTCACCAAGAATCTGCTTCATCTTTTTCTGCGGAAAAAAGTTTAATTCAAaatcagaaaagaaagagaacaaaAGGATCATGAAAAAGAGAGCTTAATTATAACCCCATACTATCATTCTCGGTGTCTGCAATCCAGCAAATATTTGCTTGACAGCTTCGCTGCATTCTCCGCATTCTTCTACCTTCTACGAACTCACATAACACTGTCTCAGCCTCTGGGTTTATATACATGAATCCATTATCATACTCTTTCTTAATTACCTTAGCCGATTCGGTCAACAGTGGAGTGATAGCATCCTTCCTCGGGGACATGGATTCATCAGTGCATTGACCTGTGCTTTTGCACAAGTTTTCTTGATCGAAAAGGTCTCGTAGAAGCAACTTGGTCTGTCGTATGTATGCGCTCGACCTTTCTAAGCACTGCAACCAGAGAAGAACAagtgaaggagaaggaagaaatgaAATGCTTTTAAAAGTATGTTGTGGATGGTCTCTCGACACACCTTATCTTTGATGTCAGAAGGCAAAGGACGGCACAGCTTTTGTAGCTCACCAAACGTTTCTAGGTCATCCAAAGCTTTCTTAGCTCTCTGAGATGCTTCCAAGCATGAACCACATGCAGATTCCTGTGGCTGTTCCTCCATGTAGGAATCCATGTTTCCTGTGGATATCATTGTATACAACACTGCTTCATGATAAAACTTCAGCATGATATAATCATCTTTAATTATATGAAATTGGTAATGTGCATTTTTGTCTGAATAAAGAAGATGATTCACGTTCTTTTCACTGGCAGTCACCTTGATCCATCAATGTGGGATCCAACCCAAGCCTGGCATCCACATGAGCTAATGTAACAAATAGGAGAATGAAGCAAGTCACAGTTTTCATCTCCATCACTTGCTCACCTTCACaaagtaaaggaaaaaaaaaaggattaatatCAGAAAGTTCTTTAATTGTCAtcaaaacaaagaagaagaagaagaagaaacaatgtTGTATAAAAGTGAGAATTTAAACTGATTCAATGCAAATCTCCATTTCTATGATGCACTATATCCATGTGTATGCATGTCCAACATGTCTGATACAGTAGTGAAAATAGCTACTgatgccaattgttaggattcGATACAATggaataattaatatattaaccTGTCAGATCTAAACCACTAATCTAAATTACATAAATCAAAGTTGATAATAATATACCAATCAATCTATTATAAACTGATTTAAATGTTAGTCAACTTTGGATGTTAGACTAAAGTGAA
This DNA window, taken from Musa acuminata AAA Group cultivar baxijiao chromosome BXJ3-7, Cavendish_Baxijiao_AAA, whole genome shotgun sequence, encodes the following:
- the LOC135642123 gene encoding uncharacterized protein LOC135642123, which codes for MEMKTVTCFILLFVTLAHVDARLGLDPTLMDQGNMDSYMEEQPQESACGSCLEASQRAKKALDDLETFGELQKLCRPLPSDIKDKCLERSSAYIRQTKLLLRDLFDQENLCKSTGQCTDESMSPRKDAITPLLTESAKKVEECGECSEAVKQIFAGLQTPRMIKKMKQILGEYCEEVESEKHCEVILHRYVPIIMLQLEKLKPEEMCGMLGFCAVGIPL
- the LOC135642883 gene encoding uncharacterized protein LOC135642883, with translation MERKKRKEKCVRPDHGLLLSVSNNSSVATPATHPLVFCCNYCSKKFSSYQGLGGHQNAHKLEREEAKERSQRKALGFILVPVGLHDGPGNKASAVVDEEDDAARPRTQDLLSKIGESSTKDSDPGVDESELLEVDLTLRL